GTGGCAGCCAGGTGAACTGTCCATCAGGCAGTCACTGCCCTCAGAGTGGCATGGCAGACCCTGTGGGAGCCCAGTTTGATGGAGTTTCCCAACTGAGGATTGggaaaattgactttttttttttccaatctgtGAGGGGAGCTGGATGCTCCCTTCCTGTCTGGTGCTCTCCGCCACCATCTCGCTCACCCTTTCCTATGTCGCCTCAAAGGAGGGGCTATCTCCTCCTTGTCTCTTTCTCAGCTATTTGTAGTGTtttagccatgctggtcccaggatattagagacacgaggtgggtgaggtaatagctttcattttattttatttagaagagctctgtgtagctggaaagtttgtctctctctccaacacaagttgatgcaataaaagatattgtctcacccaccttgtctatctacACTGTCACCCAGAGGGATACAGAATCATCTTCTCTCTCCCAGATCCCTGGGGTAGAGAACCAATCAGAGGTCCCCTGTGTCAGGACATCTGGAGCTGCTGGTTTAgttccctccctccagcctcctctCTGCTTAAGAGAGGGTTGCCTGacaacagagcagcaatgctTCTGGGATGCAGTCTTCAGCCCTGGCTGGCCCAGATAAGTTTCACCCCCTTAtggcaagggggcgggggggtttacagctgtaaactctttgtggcaggggcTGATGTTTAGATAGACGTGTTTCTATGGTATGTAGCACAACAGGGCCGAACCTGGTTGTAGTCTTTAGGTTTTACAACAATATAAATGAGTTGTGTGTATTGGGAGGGGAGTGCAGAGCATATGTTGGAATAAGCAGATGCAAGCAGGTTGTCTAGCTTTCAAGGGTTACAGATTaacctgttttttttgtttgtttgttttgtttgtttgtttttttttaataaaaatgttttagggATTTGTGCCTGGTCTGTTTGGAACTTCACATGGAGCACTTCAGTTCATGGCATATGAAAATCTGAAATTGAGATACAATAAGCATAGAAACAGACTATTGGATACAAAATTGGTAAGTTGcctaaaatggaaacatttatcTTTTTATAGTATGTGAGTATATGGAAACCAGAACTGTATATCTAGAACATAGATCAGATGAGATTGTACTGTTTGTGCAATTGCCACAAACTACCAATTTGTTAGCTATTCATGTTATGTTAACTTTTGGCAGATCACataagaaaaataaggaaaatactCATTGTTTTTTCACTTTCGGTACAAATTATCTCATCACAAGACAGTTAGCACTGTTTTTTTACATGTTGGAGTAATCCACTTTTCATTTGAGAACTTGGgaaatcttgtttgtttttgttttgttgttaaatTAACTTTTGGGAGAATGCTTGTAGTTCcacaaatataaacaaataaaaaagtagCTATACCAAAAAAGTAATTTATAATATACTTTTTAGGATATTACTTAAGTATGCTATTGAACTTGTGATATAAATGAGAGCATCCAGTATAACCAGGTTTTACACTAAAATAAGTACATCTAATGCTAGTATTAATGTGTAATAAACATCAGCACTTCTTGGAACCTGTATACCCTtcttagagaaaaaaaatctagagtACTGCTCCGTTCATGCTTTAAAAAGCAGTGTGATAGTTCCCAGCATTTTTAGTTGTCTGTAATTTGACTTAAACTAACATTGGTAACTTTCTTACAATTTTAGACTGCTTTAGAATACATTACCATGGCAGCACTATCCAAAATATTTGCTGTATCAGCAACATACCCATATCAAGTAGTGCGAGCTCGTCTTCAGGATCAACACAATCGGTACTCTGGAATGGTTGATGTTATTCGCAGGACATGGAGGTAGGCATAGAGAAGTAAAAATGCAATTCTGTGAAAATGACCTCGTCTTAATCAACAGATCTGCTCCCGGTGTGTAGTCAGTGTTGtgtctgctgacttcagtgacacatttttattactgttttttttttctgttagctGTGTTGGTTCTGCAGGGCCAAGTGTGAATTGGATTCTGTTCCTCCTAGTACATCACCTGCTCAACGGAGTTatttacttagggcttgtcttcacatacagcaCATCAttagcacagctgcactggtgcgCCATTgcagcactttagtgaagacgctaaCATACTActgggagagcttctctcctcagcgtagttaattcacctccccaagaggcggtacgtatgtcaatgggagaaggtCTCGCGTTGACATAGCAGTTTCTACGAGGAGGGTTAGATCAGtgtaactacatcgctcaggggtgtggttttttcaaaCCCCTGAGCGATGTGGTTATACTGCTATAGATCTGTAGTGCAGACCTGGACTTAGTTAAATGTGTACAAACTCTTTGtagtcagtggggttgcacagatgCAAGGGCTAGAATTTGAAGACAATGGATAGGTGTAAAACTGTATATTGGGGACGAGGAGAGACATCCTGGGCTTCCATGTTTGTTTGTCTCAGTGATTTTTCATTCAAATCTgcttaaaaatgttcttttcccctccccaaccccccaaagGAAAGAAGGAGTTCATGGATTTTACAAAGGAATCGTCCCCAATGTGATCAGAGTGACTCCTGCCTGCTGCATTACCTTTGTAGTGTATGAAAATGTATCAAATTTTTTGCTTAATTTTAGAAAAGagaataattaaattaaagcTAGAAGTTTGCATCCAGTGGAGTTTACTGTCCTTTATTTTTTGAAACTTGTAATCCGAGAGAAATATTGTACAACTGTTTGTTTAGCTTGAGATTGTGAACTGCTCCAGTAATCAATGCAAGAATTTGGAGATCAGAACAACCCAAACTGCCTTCTCTTCTATTGGAGCTCTCCTGACCCCTCTATTTCCGTCTTCTCTGTGaatcagcagcctctgcctgAAACAGCTGTTCCCACCCCAACCTTAAAACAGCACAGTGACTGGAAAAAGCCAGACTTGCAACAGCCATGTCCTTCAATGAACTGATCTCTCTAAATCAGCTTTTCCTATACAAGAGCAAGAAGCTGATGATGTCCAGGGTTAATTGAGTGGGTTTGTAAGGACATCAAAAGTTGTGACAGGTTCCAGATGTATCAAACACAGAGCCTCTCTTTGGCTGTGACCCAACAGAACTGTGTACATGCTCGTCCTCATGGTGGTCTGGAGTTTTCTAAATCCCATCTATGTGtaatttgtcaggtttcagaatgACGAATGCCCTGATTGCAGTGTGTGTGCAGTGCAAACCCTGACTCACTGGAGGAGACTGTGCGGGGGACAGCACAAacatttaattggggattggtcctgctttgagcagggggttggactagatgacctcctgaggtcccttccaaccctgatattctatgattctatgatttagagTACCTTTAAGGTACAGTGTGGCTGGAGACAGTAAGGAGGAGGGCTGTTCACCCAGCCCATTATAATAAAATCTGCTAGACCTCCAGTTTTAGTATAATGTCCAAGGCATCTTGCAAAATGTTTGCAGCATCAGACCTAAATCAGCGGTTAATGTGTCACTGTCCACTTCTCCAGTTTTTCCTTTTAGAGGGAAAGATAAAGTCCCTCTTAGTTACAGAGATTACATGTAAACTCCAGGTTGAGTTTACGTTGAAGTAAAAGGACATGTTCAGACACATAGACATGTTTAATAAATAGCTTGATGCTTTTGCACTAGTTTTTGTAAATAACAGTAGTTTTCAAAGTCTTATTTTAAAGATGGATATTTCAAAATGTTGGTCTTATTTATTCAGGTTATTGCTTAATACCACAGCAGAAATGCATGAGTCCACATGTAGTCTTCCACCATAAGCACCATTTGAAACAGCGGTGGCATCCCAGGGGTCAGGATCAAGGGTACATGCTTTTCAGACTTTAGTTATTTTTAATTCTGCATCAGGAAAATTCTTTAATTACAATGAAAGCATTCAATTGTTTTGTATAAAGTATCAAATGAGAGTCAGGAGTTAATAAATGTAAATACAAGAATTATTCAGCCTGCAAGTTAAATAACTTGGAGCCAGGCAACTGGTTTACCTTTTTTATTGCTTAGGAAATTGATTATTCCGAAAGCTCATCCTTTCATAGCAAGCTAACGTAACCTATGACAAGTTCCTTATACATAAGAATTAATTTGGAGCGGAGGAATTGATTTCATTTTATGACCCTGGAATTTAGGACATTGCAAACGTTAAAATGTTGAGCATTCTTAATTCAACCATTTGAAGAGTAGCTTGATATTGAGAGGAATGTTTGTTTCAATTGACTAATCTGACTGCCTTCTTGGGTAATCTTTTGTGCATGTTTAAGTCTTTAATAActaagcttcttggggcagggactatctttgttctgtgtttgtacagcacatagcaTTGTGGGGTCCAGGTCTGTGACTAGAGCTCCCAGGTGctccagtaatacaaataataaataacccaTTCCTACTCCCACTCACACAGACCTGAGAACATAAATGTCTAAATTATGAAATTGTTGGCATTCAGCAGAGATGGGATACTGTTAGGGTTCCATTAGCTGGCCTTCTTTATTATATAggcattttttatatttacatttgaATGATAACTGAACTTACTCTAAGGCCACCATGTGAATTACGAAGCTTACCATCTCTGTATAATGCAGTTGTTAACTTTGTGTGCCTTATGAGGTTTTTATTTAAGAACATATCAAGTACATAATATGTAGGACTAATTCAATAGGGCATCGTGGTGTTAACCACTCGAAGATCAGAATATACTTTGAAACCCCATGAAGACCGTGGCAATGAACAAAGTTCTGGGGAGATCTATCAGCTGTATAGCTTGCTGGACTTCAGCAGCAGCACTGATATTATTTCCAGGTAGAAGAGCCTGACAGCCCTCCTAGCTTTAGGTTTGTTTATATAGTACCAACTTACTGCAAAATGGAGGTAGAAATTTGAGAGGGAAATGCTGTGACAATCTTAAAGAAATATGTATTGCATATTCTCTTCAGAACCTGGCTGAGTCaaagtatttcttttaaaaaagttaaaacctGAATCTAAGCTGtgcaggatttttttctttttaattctagGGAAAACTAGTCATTACACTTTCGCATGTTATACATGCTTTGTGACTTTTCCTTTGGTTTGGCTCTTCAGTGCAAAATCTGAGTTCTTTCTAAccacttaacttttttttacgTTGTAAAAATTTAAGAGCCCTACTTTTGTGGGTACTGTCACTTGACAGCTGTATTTTGGAGTGaatacttaaaatgctacagttaGCTATGAGACATGCTGAATGATCAACATGATCATTTTCTTTATCTAGTCTTATGAGACTGAACACATCACCTTTGTAGCGTGATTGCTTCCAACCCTTGCAAACTATTCTGAAGGCCATACAGAGTGAGGCATTTGAGCCTacccttatttattttctccatttctatTAATGTGTAACGCACTTCATACTTTTGTGCTGCTGATTTATAATTATCTTAGCACCAAGGTGATACATGGTGACTGGCTAAGAAGACTCTGAAATAAACTAGTTTGTTAGGGAAATGAAATACCTTAATTATTAAGGTAAATCAACATTTGTTGTAGTAAAATTATCCAATATATTCACCATTATTAGTCTTCTTCAGTGAAACTGACTTTCATACTAAAAATAAATTGGGTGTTGAGAACCTCTTAATGAGTTATTTAACTTAGTGGGGAAAAAGCCAAAATGGTATGCTAAAAACTTAATCTTTTAAAATGAGATATTTTATGCTTATTATTGTCCTGGATCCaactctcaactcccattgatgttagTGAATCTATAGTAGAACTATAGTAAAGTTGAATAATctagtgctacagtaatacaatcaGGTTCATATAATATGATTTGATGCTTTTAAATAATGCTCTTGAAATctaaaatgaataaagtatagTGTTTTCTCCACAAATGTTACTTTCATGTCTGTCAAGCTACTCTAATACACCTGTTTCATAATAGCCATGTAAAAAGTAAAACCCTTTGCAATTTGCTGACAATAAAATAGCCTAGATTTTTGCCTCTTTTTGTAAAAGGTCTTATTTATTCAACAGATATAAAAAGATTTAAGCTACAGTTTTTACAAGGGTGATAAATATTCAGTCCAAATGATAAAACTGGACAAACTTGTTTCTAATATTTGTTCTAAAATTATATGGTAGAAGAACTTGCCAGGTGTGTTTAACAGTGATGTGGCTACATGTTAAACAGTTCAGCTGGAAAAATTCAACTAGGGTGCTTGTAAGCAAGCTTGTGTATTCTGGTCAGATGCTTACAAAGCTCCAGAGAACTATTCAATTTCAAAGTAAATTGTACAAAATGTGTATAAAAAATTGATATGGGGGCTCGGGAACGATGGGTTATAAGGAGGTTTGGAAAAAACTTTTATTTCGGCAGCTCTTCAATGACGATACGAGAGACTGAATTCCATCCAGTAGAAGCATCACCTCTTGGGTAATCTGCACAAGTACCAACCCAGATAGCAACATCCACCAACCCAGCGCTGATTCCTTCACAAAGTCcttccactgtttaaagacaaaCATTGTATCTTATTTCAAATAATCAGTATCACttatttcactgattttttttttccatatccTGATTTATATAGTTAACATGCCAAAGAACAGCAGTTCAGTGCAACTCTCTCTACAGAAACTGCATTAGGTAGGGTTACTATGTTGTTAATGTTTAAATCTTTAGGGGGGGAGAACATTGTCTTCCAGGGTACCATGGCCTCGGTAGAAACTATCTGCAGCCAAATGTTTTTTAAACCATAATACAaagttttaaaagtaatttaattttATGATCATCTATAGGAATAGTTTTTAACCATACGCAGTTCCttatttctgttcatttttttcaaCAGTCTCCACTGTAGTGGCAGTACTAATGGGAGACATGAGTAGAGTGGTGGAAAACCCATTCTGATACTTCATGGAAAGGCCTACTATGGCCACACAAGTGAGATTTCATGGATTTTCTTGTTACTTTAGAGAAATATTACCCcagggggaagagagacagagtCAGAGACCTTCTGTCATAGGCAAAAAGCTGAGCTGCTAGCTTCCCATAACCTTAGGCCTGTTACAAGCAGCAGTTGTTCTCCTGTGAAATCTTCTAGCCTATTCTGCTGCACTGTGGTGAATATTCTCTATGCTGCAACATCTGGTAAGTTAGATGTTGCAAGCCTTTGGTTTTATATACAATTTCTCTCAGCATATGTCTATAATTCAAGGTATTAAGGGGGACATATGGTGTAAGTATATTTTAGTTGTTACTCCCATTTTCCCTATATCATCATCTTTTGATATTGAACAAGAACTGTTGTTGTGATTTGCCCTTTTCCTAGAAGAGGGCATCATATAAGATGTGGACAACTAATTGTTCCGAATATGATTTGGTTTAGCTTTTAATGTGATAGGTCTCACTGGTGAAGATGGGTTTGTGTTGGAAACTCCAGCAGAAATTAGTCTGCCCAAGAATATTGCATGCAATTCCATACCTGATGCAAATAACTGCACAAAAGACAATACAGGTCCAATACATAAACTGCCTGCTTAGAAGGTGGTATCCCAGTTTCACCAAAGCACTAGTGCTATTTAGTTATACTGCAGTTGGGCATAGTGTCACACGTGCCATTTTTTATCCTAATTTGAAGCAGCAGTAGTTGTTTAATAGAAACCTATTAAAGCTCAATGGGTTGGGCTGGATAAGGTAAGTTCTTCATCTCTAACTTCTTGAATTTACTTAAAGTATGACTAAAGCTAGTAAAACCGTAAAAATGGAGTGGCAGTAAACCCAAATCCACAAGAAAAACTGcagttactgtatttttaatactgATACTGAATTTTGACACAGGTGGGAAAAATCAGCTAGCAACTGTCCCTCTCTGCCTCCCCTTTATGGACCCTAGACTTCTAAATAGATGTCCTTATGAGGTTCCCCATGTCACTTATTAACTGCATCCTTATCTTGAACTCCATTCCTAAGCACATGGCTTTGACATACATACCTGAAGAAGTGCGATGTATATTAATAGTTGAATTCAGCTCTGGGCTTCCTTGGTCTAAATAAATTATGGCTTCaataggaagtggcccagagcaTTCCGCTCCATTAAATGTAAAATACCACCGCTGGCAGCATGCATTTTTGCATTTGAGTCGAAGTGATCCACTGAAGAGAACTCTTAGAGCACTGTTAGAGCGCATCTTTGTGAATGTACATTCCTAAGGAAAATAAGAATAAATTGTTGGCTGTAGCTTTTGAATCCACTTCACTAATTCTTTTGAGAATACATTAATCACCTTCTCTGTTCTCCCCATTCATTCCCCTGATCCTTTTATTAAAAACTAGCACCTGACAAGTAAGTCAGTGCCCCAAAATACTGATCGGTGTTTCAAACACACCAGAGGATGGGGGAATGTTGAGATCCTATATTTTAATATGAGACAATGTATGCTGTCaagttaggtatctaaatatcTTTGGggttttcctttctctcttctttctttcccaACACTCTCCTTCCTTGCAGGTAAGGAGAGTGTTACCAGCTCTCTCAAGCCAGTCCATACTCCACACAAAATGTTAGCCAGAAGAGGTTGATGGAAAGATGCAGGGTTATCTTGGTGCTGTACAAGGTGGATaaattaggtttttttaaaaaagttttaatagggattaaaaagaaaaaagaaaaggagtatttgtggcaccttagagactaaccagtttatttgagcatgagctttcgtgagctacagctcacttcatcggatgcatagcatattgtggaaactgcagaagacgtgtgtatataatgtcttctgcagtttccacgatatgctatgcatccgatgaagtgagctgtagctcacgaaagctcatgctcaaataaactggttagtctctaaggtgccacaaatactccttttcttttttctttttacgaatacagactaacacggctgttactctgaaacctgtcattaatagggattatttatttaaaccagattttctaaattttaaatatttgctttttaaaatacatttaaaatgacaaGTTATGTTAAAGCCTTCATTAACTATATTTATTTAAGTGATTTTAATAAGTTCTACATGTTTGCTACCAAAGTTTTAAAGAACATCAAACCACTGGCTCAGCACATGGACACGAGAGTTTCCTGAGGTGTTAAACAAGCCTGACACAagagtagcctcttctgcaggtgcagagagaatattttcttcattataGTTTATTCAATTAGTTCAATGACttgttcattcaaagttaagaaactgtttgggagttgaaaaagcttCATGAAacctgttttccttttccaatctatgaataaaaactagacgtgagaggatgagatctcctagttctaaaatcttgaaggacggggtgaccagaaacaatcacttcaattcaaCAACTACAGATAATTTCGTAactcagttttaaatgcaaatcatgttttgataattttttttcctcatgtACCCTCCacattttagttttatttaactaataaaacattaaaatgctgTGTATGTATTTTTACTTGAACTCCCATTTCCATTCAAGTCAAGCTTAAaataaatcacaagtaaaaaaaacccacaatcatctagtaaataaatacaccattcattattttctgatgtaaaaattaaaaatctgaataaatgtaaattatgCAGAATAAtttcttaaataaatatatatagatgtggttagcaaaaagaagtatCAAATTTCATGTAAATGCTACATTTAGTTGCCAATCAACATGTTTTATGGTTACCCACCAATGGGAATCAACTTTTCTTTAGGAAAGTAACTCAGAAgtataaatgcaaaacaagaCTCAAATCAATTCTTGAAATCaaagtttcctgcttgctggttaaaatcatgattaaaacCGGTGACT
The Natator depressus isolate rNatDep1 chromosome 2, rNatDep2.hap1, whole genome shotgun sequence DNA segment above includes these coding regions:
- the CTHRC1 gene encoding collagen triple helix repeat-containing protein 1: MRSPPAAASLLLAALLLLVAPPLGESESPKGKHKPLRQREVVDVYNGMCLQGPGGVPGRDGNPGINGIPGTPGIPGRDGLKGEKGECMRESIEESWTPNFKQCSWSALNYGIDLGKIAECTFTKMRSNSALRVLFSGSLRLKCKNACCQRWYFTFNGAECSGPLPIEAIIYLDQGSPELNSTINIHRTSSVEGLCEGISAGLVDVAIWVGTCADYPRGDASTGWNSVSRIVIEELPK